The nucleotide window TGATGGCGTCGGGGGGCGAACTGGAGTatcagaccacacactgggacatggCGCTCCTGTCCCCCACTGGCCAGCTTCCTGCAGGACCCCCGTTTGACATCCGCTGCCCCCAGGGGGCGCTGACGGAACTGCAGCTACCTCACTGCGAGATCGATGACCGTGAGTCTCAGGCGATGTTAACAGTTTCTGTATTGACAGTGAGTACAGCTTCAGCTCAGCTACAGCAGGAGACTCTACCCTCTACCACGGAGTCTGGTGACAATTTGCCCTCTGTGTAACAGTGTGAATGAAGATGAGATTGCTTCTGGGATATGCTGGACTCATCCCTCTCCCCAGCCTCTGGAATCTGTTCCAATCCATTACTGAACCTCAATCCCAGGTCTTCATTACTGGCCCTTAATTAATCTCAGTTAAAGGCTTCATTACTTTAATTCAGTTATTCATGGCCACCGAAGTCCATGTCACATCGTTAACAGAAATAATCAGTGATCTTCAGCCCTAAGTGTCGTGTCATGTCACTAGGTTGAAAGATGAGCTGGAATGGAAGTCAATGAGGAGCAGAGCTGGCTCTTGTGAGCCTCTCCATTCCGGCAGTCCTCTACTGTGGACGTGACTGATTGTCGAATCACACTGGAGCCAACGTACTCAGGTTTAACCACGACAAGCTCCTCCAGCATTGAGTTGATGGTCTCTGGTTTACAAACCCATCTCACTGACCCGGCACTTGAGGCCTAACTGGCAAATACTAACCAAGTCGGAACCGAAGGTGGTCCAACTCCACAAAGGTGCTGCACCCACTGCTCTGAGCCCAAAGTCTTATAGCTGAGAGGGATGAGTCCTTGGAACAAACAGGGAACAGCTGGGGTGGAGTCTAGGGGTGTAACTGAATCGTGGGGCTCTCCTACTGGACTGGAAGCTGTGAAGATGTGAGCAGTCTTACAACAAACAGCCAAAGGAATCATGACTCACTCAGTGTCTTCCTGCAGGCAGGAGTGACTTCCTGTCGGTGGCCCATGTGAGCTGTGGTAATCTTGAGGTGCTGTCGCCCCTGGAGGTGACACAGACCCATGTGAGGGTGTCCATCGCCGGCCTGTCCCTGTGGGGCCTCGTGAAGAGCCTGTGGGACTCCAGCATCCTGGGACAGGTGCTGCTGTTCCTGCAGCCAGGGGATGGCGTGGACCTGCTACCCAAGCTGAACGTGTTTGTGCTCCCTGGGAACGTACTTCTCAGCCAGGTACAGGGGGCgtcctgtctctctgcctgtctacCTCCCCAACACTTCCCGTCTCTATGCCTGTCTACCTCTCCACCacttcctgtccctctgtctgtctctccagcaCTTCCTGTCTCTGTCCGTCTGTTTCTCCAGCACGACGTCGTGGCATGTTTCTGTTCCCCCATTCCAAGCAGTGTCACCctgtcctctcctctcctccacaGGTCACCGAGCAGCAGGACTGCAGGAGCTCCCTCATTAAGACGAGCTCAAGCTGTAAACTGAGACCGAAAGCGACGTACAGAGTGTCCAGCAGCAGCAAGAAGACTGAGATAATCCAGCCTGAGGTAATGGTTCGCCTGTGACACAGACGGAGATCACTGGCCTTTATGACCCAAACTGTTGAGAGAGCATGAGGGAGAGACTGAAAGAtctagagagagagaagcaggaaagactcggGTCATGAAAGGATGATCTGAGTATCATCAGTATCATCAAAACAATGAAACAGGTGGACCCATCCAGCAGATACACAGAGAAAGGAAGGGGCCCGAGTTCTGACCCGTGAAGAACACCGGGGGGGAGAAGGCCAGAGCCTCACCAGGACACTTGGAAAGAGCAGTTCAAGGGACAAGAAGAGAACCAGCCAAGAGCAGCACCTGAAATACCCAGGACAGGAAGAGGATGTGGCCAGTCATGTCAGAGGTCAAGGAGAATTGGGATAGTGGAGAGAGAAGCAgaaagcagagtcacagagtcTGTAGAGGGAGTCCAGCTGACTTCATGCTCAAAAAGGATTTGCCTGTGTGACAGACTGCTAGCTCTTTAACACAGCGTTACTGTTGTTCTTCCAGTCCGAGTGCTTTTACTGCAGTTATGGCCCGAATTTCCACCCTACGTTCGAGGTGTTCCTGGCCCACGGTGCGAGGAGTCTGGACCTGGTGTTGCTGAAATGCGCCACAAAGGACGGAGAAAAGAGGGTGTGGAGGCGCTTTGTGCAGCTGCCAGGTAACAGATCTACTGAGAACATGGTGGGTTAGAGGTCAGTATGGCCTGCTAGTGAGTGTGACAATCATGCCAGGCAATAGCTGACTTGAGATGCATCTTGTGTGTCCTGTGGGTGAGTAGTGTCTTTACGAGAGACTGTGTCCTGTGGGTGCTGTGCTGGTCAGGGTGAACAGTGTCTTTACGGGAGACTGTGTCCTGTGGGTGCTGTGCTGGTCAGGGTGAACAtgtctctgtctctttctctctctgcagtccGTGCTGTTCGGACCAGGACCCCAAAGACTTCTGCCCCTCAGAGTGAGTCCCTCTGTCCTCTTTGAGTATCTAGAGCTGGTCAGGGTGTACAGTGTCTTTACGAGAGACTGTGTCCTGTGGGTGTTGTGCTGGTCAGGGTGAACAGTGTCTTTACGGGAGACTGTGTCCTGTGGGTGTTGTGCTGTTCAGGGTGAACATGgctctgtctctttctctctctgcagtccCTGCTGTTGAGACCAGGACCCCAAAGACTTCTGCCCCTCAGAGTGAGTCCCTCTGTCCTCTTTGAGTATCTAGAGCTGGTTCCTCAGCCCTCGAGCAGCCAGTAGAagggtgtctgtgtttgtttcaGGAATCACCAGCAGCGAAGGGTGGGCAGGAGCCTTGAATAAAGTGATCGAGGAGCTGGAAGCAGACGAGTACAAGAAGCTGAAGAACATTCTGCACCAGAAGGGGATGCCCCGGGGTGTACTGGGAGACACCGAGAAGCAGGACCTGGCCCACAGGATCGTCTCCCACTTCGGAACGGAGGTGTCTGTTCACGTCGTTAAGGAAGCCATGGCCAGCATTCCTCGGAACGACCCAGTGATACAAGGAATTACTGAAGCCCTTTGTGGAGCAGCTGAGATAGAGAAGGAGCGTAAGGACACCCTGTAGGACTACAGTGTTTCACCATGAGGGAGTCACTCCTGAGGGACACACAGTCGTCCTCTCTCGGCTCACAGCAACGCCCCTGAGCCACACAGAGAGCGTGAGGAaggtgaagtggaaatctaataagtaaattgattcttaaaaatgtagagagctttgaaaaaaatatattggtgcttttagataatatatttcaaggatgtaactgctgtgctacagtacgtgcagaattttagaaaacagttcgtcaacaaagtacactgtttaggttagtttagaagacaatgtaccaaaacaatatatgctgtctgggtcattagaattagctgaaagtaactgataagctttgaataacaaatctagtttttcttctctcgctctatgatgtaatctgttttctcttagagaaaggggaagttttagaagggaccaagtgctgaacttttttacagcgcaacgtcttataaaaaccctgtactgcttgtaacaaattgagtctctggttgcactttgcagggttcccaatattgcaatattgaaataaagaccttactcaggtgagaactctctcttgtggcttccttgatagttatatttccatgacaaagGTCACacaggctcctctgagcctgcaCTGATCCAGCCCATGAACACAGCAGAGCTGCCACTCTGTAGCCTGATACCCTCAGAGCTCGGAGCTCAGCAAGGCTGGGAGACTGTAAGGAAACCAGGACGCTGCTGCTGTGTGTGGAGGTTgtggaccagcaggtggcgctgttCCCTCTGGAGCTCTGTGACACTGTGCTGTTGgaggtgctgcacttcagatgAAACTTCTGTAGCACCAAGGCGTATCATAAACATTTACCAATAATCTCTGCCCTTGAGTGAACAACAGTCCAGCTCTGCTGAGTCCAGCCCCTGGGAGTGTGTCCAAGGTGGCTTTCTCTGATGAGCATCAGGTCCTGACCCATAACACAAACCAGGGGTCCATTTTGACATCTCCCATGATAGGAAATACTCATGTGGACCCATGCTGGTGGGGTGACGGGTCTCCTCTGGAGTTGAGCTATAGCTGGGGGTAACCGATCAAACATCTGAAAGACGAACAGCCAATGAGAAGCCTGAAGAGCTACACCTGATGACGTCACAGCCAATCAGCAGATGTGATCACTGGATTTGAAAAGGTACCGAACCTCCACAGAGACTGAGGGAGAAGCACCAGAAGGAGCTGCAGAACCACCTCCGCAGGATGGAGGAGGAGATCCAGACATGAGAGGAGAAGATCAGAGCGCTGGAGGAGAggctgagggaggagagggatgaggggaggaagagagagctggaggaggagctgaggagagagagaggggagagagaggctgcagagagagatggagggagtgagagaggagcaggagagggagaggagagagagagaggagacacacaggaGGGAGATGGAGGAGCTCAGGCAGCACTATGAAGAAAAGGCCagagaggaggcagagagacacGGAGAGACTCTccagcaggtcagtgtgtcGACAACACAGTTCActccagcaggacaggagcacaGTTCACTGCAGGAGGGAGATCGAGGAGCTGAGAGAGGCAGTAGAGAGACACAAAGGGACAGTAGAGAGACTCAATTCAGTTGTAGACAGATACAGTAAAGTAGTTTGGTATTTCAGTCCCCCGAAGCAGAAGAGACATACAAGAGATACAGGAGTGTGAATGAGAAGCTGAAGCAGCACAAGAGAGAAAGGCCACAGAAGATGATTGAGAGAAGGTGTTGCTCACTTAAAACATTCTCTAATCATATGAATGTATATCTTACGGATGTATTTAACCTAAATGAAATGAATTATGTTTAAAGAGAACAATAACAGCAGCTTTGCTCCATCCCAGCTTGTATCCAATCACAGCAGCCTCCCATCTGAAGCCCCTCCTTCTTCCCTCATCCCACTTCCTGTTCCTGTGGAGACTCCAACATGGTGGAGATGGTATCTTATCTCAATACTtctcttgaagaaggctcctttTGCCAGCATTATTGTGTAATGACTTGTGATTGTTGAGTTGCCAAGTGCCTTGAACGTTTACAGATGAAGGTTTACGTTTACAGATGAAGGTTTTTCTATTAACTTTAGTCAACTGAATTCCAGCTTTATCATCCTCTGTTGGGAGATGAACATTACCAAGAAAAGGGACAGTACAATAGTGTTACTTTATGTGCTGCATTGAAATGttgagatttaatgtatatatacagtaattggaaGAAACTATTGAGATGTTTCACTGTgtatcaaacagtatttgtgtataaagatctttctcctgtttttatacctcaTCAGTTTAATGGACCAATGTTCTTAAGAGACTCATCAGAGAGGCTGGACTCCAGAGTCAGGGGCAGTGAGACTCTACACTGGGCACTATCAGACCAGCTCAGGGCTGTTAACCCCAGCAGTCTGTAAAGCCTGATAGAGACTCATCAGAGAAGCTGGACTCCAATGTCAGGGGCAGTGAGACTCTACACTGGGCACTATCAGGTGACACAGACCAGCTCAGTGCTGTTAACCCCTGTTCTTCTGTCCTTGTGCTTCTCTGACCAGTCCAGACTGGGCTCATAATCATTATACACACTACACACAGGTTATACATTATTTTTGGATATATTTCTATTCAAATAATCTTGTATTTCTACCCAACTGTGGACATTTTACTGGAGTGATTACAGTGAACTACCAGGCTCATATAACGGCTGTGGGACTGGAGTACCATATAAGgtattgtaacacatacggcCGCCAgccactgtgtaagagccggcgtaccagagcggtgacatcaccgcccttccctgtgatagcaggaccacagcccctggggtgtggagagatctctctttagctcaacaaGCTGGGTCCCTGGTGAGTGACGgcggagtcctgggttcgagcccccgacggtgtgGGGCTGACCTGATGTGCCAAGGGCGCCTGCCTGAACCCCATAGCGTTAcggtattaataaatattaatatataaactACAGGCTCAAAGAAGCTTTGAAAAGCTGGAAGTGACATGAGAAAACAGTTCACAATAATGAAGTTCACTCACATTTAATACAGTCTCGATTTCATAAAAGAACAAGGAATAGGTTTGTTTCAggctgaaagaagaaagaagaaagaaagaaaacacgtttcggccttcttcacacctgaaacctgttacttgttttatcttgtatacagtatatatatattatttattgttgtcattcagtaaagtgctttgagaaccCACTTTttaaggtgctatataaaataaaataaagtagattattataataataaaactcaCAGAAACACGACCCGGCCCTTTCATGTCAGCTCTTGCACACCCGTGTGCTTTTGCACCGACAGCTGTCTCCTGTCCTCAGCTCGACCCGCAGACCCACACGAACTGGACCTGTCGAACCTGCTGTCGGGCTGAAGCGGAATGAATCCGGATCGTCAGCGGCCCCGTGGTCATGGAAACCGGACCGACCGAACTGCCcgcgataataataataataataataataataataataatgatgatgatgacgacgCCGGCCGTCTCTCTCACCCGTGTCCACCGGTCCGGGGAGTTGGAGTCTCTGAGAGACGGTCTTTCACTCCGAGTCTCTCCGGGAGCGGGCCCGTCAGTGTCCACCCTCCTGTCGACAGCAGGCCGCTCTTTCCCCTCAggagaggaggagctggaaGAGGAAGATGATGCAGATTCACGGCTTGgagttggttttatttttattttatttgttttttaatggcgCGGAGCTCCGGGCGACCGTTAAGAATCGAACAGCCGAAGCAGCGAGATCattcaaatgtattattattattattattattattattataacatttgGATCTGGAAGTCACACTCTTCACACTGTATCTCTCCGCTTCTCACCTCAGCGTCTCAGACTCAGTGTTTCCTCTTAGTTTTCATCACACGCTCTTCGGCGCTTATCAAGTACATCTCTATATGTGC belongs to Lepisosteus oculatus isolate fLepOcu1 chromosome 14, fLepOcu1.hap2, whole genome shotgun sequence and includes:
- the LOC138243454 gene encoding NACHT, LRR and PYD domains-containing protein 1b allele 2-like, producing the protein MAEFRSLVLSPGPAPETEGSLSGIPETGGSLSVGDEPDEVSRTKVPGNVTEFTPEIKFQNRKETYRYLCPSAGQFWCRVTGLVFVMASGGELEYQTTHWDMALLSPTGQLPAGPPFDIRCPQGALTELQLPHCEIDDRRSDFLSVAHVSCGNLEVLSPLEVTQTHVRVSIAGLSLWGLVKSLWDSSILGQVLLFLQPGDGVDLLPKLNVFVLPGNVLLSQVTEQQDCRSSLIKTSSSCKLRPKATYRVSSSSKKTEIIQPESECFYCSYGPNFHPTFEVFLAHGARSLDLVLLKCATKDGEKRVWRRFVQLPVPAVETRTPKTSAPQRITSSEGWAGALNKVIEELEADEYKKLKNILHQKGMPRGVLGDTEKQDLAHRIVSHFGTEVSVHVVKEAMASIPRNDPVIQGITEALCGAAEIEKERKDTL